Proteins encoded together in one Candidatus Kaiserbacteria bacterium window:
- a CDS encoding tyrosine-type recombinase/integrase, protein MSSSLENSKQEFLEYLEIERGRAVKTVENYDRYLVRFFDHTKVKNPKDITETKVREFRLWLNRQVTQNGTTVKRRTQNYYLIAIRAFLKFLRKRGITSLSPERIELAKVSQRDLDLITRKELQRLLAAPMRAYEESEDEAVKLRAIRDNAMLQLLFSTGLRVSELTSLNSDIDLSKDEMSVRGKGDKVRVVFFSPEAKKAVQRYLDERKDLDEALFVNMGRNASEHNDLRLTPRSVERAVKHYATRAGITKTVTPHGLRHSFATDLLQNGADIRSVQALLGHANIATTQIYTHVTDKHLKDIHSKFHNKGK, encoded by the coding sequence ATGAGTTCTAGTCTCGAAAATAGTAAGCAAGAGTTCCTTGAATACCTAGAAATTGAGCGAGGGCGTGCTGTGAAGACAGTTGAAAACTATGATCGATACCTTGTTCGTTTTTTTGACCACACCAAAGTAAAGAACCCGAAAGATATAACTGAAACAAAAGTACGAGAATTCAGGCTTTGGCTTAACAGGCAAGTTACCCAAAATGGAACAACAGTAAAGCGTAGAACACAAAACTATTATTTAATTGCTATTCGTGCATTTTTAAAGTTTTTACGAAAACGCGGTATCACGAGTCTTTCTCCTGAGCGTATTGAATTAGCAAAAGTTTCTCAGCGTGATCTTGATTTAATCACACGTAAAGAACTTCAGCGTCTTCTGGCTGCGCCAATGCGGGCGTATGAAGAGAGCGAAGATGAAGCAGTTAAATTACGGGCTATTCGTGACAATGCGATGTTACAACTCTTGTTTTCAACAGGCCTTCGTGTTTCAGAACTAACCTCACTAAATAGCGATATTGATCTTTCGAAAGATGAAATGTCAGTACGCGGTAAGGGTGACAAAGTGCGTGTTGTATTCTTTTCGCCCGAAGCAAAAAAAGCAGTTCAGAGATATTTAGATGAACGAAAAGATTTAGATGAAGCCCTGTTTGTAAATATGGGTCGCAACGCGAGCGAACACAATGATTTACGTCTTACTCCAAGAAGTGTGGAACGTGCAGTCAAACACTATGCAACTCGTGCTGGCATTACAAAAACAGTTACACCGCATGGCTTACGGCACAGTTTCGCAACCGATTTATTACAAAATGGAGCCGACATTCGTAGCGTGCAGGCACTACTTGGGCACGCTAATATTGCAACCACTCAAATATACACACACGTTACGGACAAACACCTTAAGGACATTCACAGTAAGTTTCACAATAAAGGAAAGTAA
- the rpsO gene encoding 30S ribosomal protein S15, producing the protein MMLTKRQKANALKKGQRHDGDTGSPEAQVAVLSKRIDELASHLKKNHKDNHSRRGLLQMVADRRKHLKYLESKDSKVYGKLVKALGLKK; encoded by the coding sequence ATCATGCTTACAAAACGACAAAAAGCTAACGCTCTAAAAAAAGGACAACGACACGATGGTGATACTGGTTCTCCAGAGGCACAAGTGGCAGTTTTGAGTAAACGTATCGACGAACTCGCTTCACACCTTAAAAAGAACCATAAGGATAACCACTCACGTCGAGGTCTTCTACAGATGGTTGCGGATCGCCGCAAGCACCTTAAGTATCTTGAGAGCAAAGACTCAAAAGTATATGGCAAGCTCGTAAAAGCACTTGGATTAAAGAAGTAA
- a CDS encoding NYN domain-containing protein: MSVIKHKEQRVGVFIDTQNLYHSAKNIYKAKVNFDNVLKESVAGRQLIRARAYVVTTESGEEQSFFEAMKKLGIEIITKDLQIFFGGAKKADWDVGMAIDAVTMAPKLDAVILATGDGDFIPLVEYLQRHSGTQVEVISFGKSSSSKLREVCDDFIDMDEDPKKYLIAHRNWKIPGITG; encoded by the coding sequence ATGTCAGTTATTAAACATAAAGAACAACGTGTCGGTGTTTTCATCGACACTCAAAACCTCTACCACAGCGCAAAGAATATCTACAAGGCGAAAGTCAATTTCGACAATGTCTTGAAAGAAAGTGTTGCGGGACGCCAGCTCATACGAGCGCGTGCCTATGTGGTTACTACGGAATCAGGCGAAGAACAAAGCTTCTTTGAGGCTATGAAAAAGCTTGGTATCGAAATCATTACGAAAGATCTACAAATCTTTTTTGGTGGTGCAAAGAAGGCCGATTGGGACGTAGGCATGGCAATTGATGCCGTTACTATGGCACCTAAGCTCGATGCCGTCATACTTGCAACAGGTGACGGGGACTTTATTCCACTTGTGGAATATCTCCAACGTCATTCAGGAACGCAAGTTGAGGTTATTAGCTTTGGTAAATCTTCATCATCAAAACTCCGTGAAGTCTGTGACGACTTTATAGATATGGATGAAGACCCTAAGAAATACCTCATTGCTCATCGCAACTGGAAAATACCCGGAATAACCGGATAA
- the xth gene encoding exodeoxyribonuclease III, which yields MRIVSWNVNGLRAVHRKGNWNDVFALKPDVLCLQEIKAQKDQLPDDVTEVDGFHAYFNSSQTKKGYAGTALYSKRKPLNVSYGLPDDITEKHSLLTDGYGEPNREGRVITAEFPEVFVVTVYTPNTKDDLSRLELRHKHWDPAFLEYCVTLQNKKPVIFCGDLNVAHKPIDLARPKENEGNKGFTVQERQGVDNMIEEGFIDTLRMFFADTKDLYTWWSPWNGARDRNVGWRIDYVFVSEQLEDIVQHADIHPDIHGSDHCPVSLDVEI from the coding sequence ATGAGAATTGTTTCATGGAATGTAAACGGACTGCGAGCAGTGCATCGAAAAGGAAACTGGAATGACGTTTTTGCACTTAAGCCTGATGTTCTTTGTTTACAGGAAATAAAAGCACAAAAAGATCAGTTGCCTGATGATGTTACCGAAGTCGATGGGTTTCATGCGTACTTTAATTCATCACAAACAAAGAAAGGTTATGCGGGTACAGCTTTGTACTCGAAAAGGAAACCGCTAAACGTTTCATATGGTTTACCAGACGATATAACTGAGAAACATAGTTTACTTACTGATGGATATGGAGAGCCAAACAGAGAAGGGCGCGTGATAACAGCAGAGTTTCCTGAGGTTTTCGTAGTAACAGTGTATACACCTAACACCAAAGATGATCTTTCGCGCCTTGAATTACGCCACAAACATTGGGACCCAGCGTTTCTCGAGTACTGTGTAACATTACAAAACAAGAAACCGGTCATATTCTGTGGTGATTTGAATGTTGCACACAAACCAATTGATCTCGCACGTCCTAAGGAAAATGAGGGGAATAAAGGCTTCACAGTACAAGAACGACAAGGAGTAGATAATATGATAGAGGAGGGTTTCATAGACACACTGCGCATGTTTTTTGCTGATACCAAGGATTTATATACGTGGTGGAGTCCATGGAACGGTGCACGAGATCGTAATGTTGGATGGCGCATTGATTACGTATTTGTGAGTGAGCAGTTAGAAGACATAGTGCAACATGCAGATATACATCCAGATATACACGGGTCTGACCACTGCCCGGTGTCGCTAGACGTAGAAATCTAA